From the genome of Ignavibacteriales bacterium, one region includes:
- a CDS encoding 4Fe-4S binding protein: MTTLAGKREKKKIIRNDEKGIQKTRFIIQSLFALLCIWIGVEFYLFNQYLATNGTAAFHSRPPGVDGFLPISSFMSFYLFLTTGEIHSAHPAGLFIFLAIVLMSLTFGKSFCSWFCPIGFISELVGDFGEKFFKRRLKLPKWLDYPLRSLKYLLLGFLVYSVVFLMSNLALKAFLDSPYNQVSDVKMYYFFANISQTALIVIGVLFVLSIVIRNFWCRFLCPYGALLGIFSLLSPNKIQRNAKSCIDCGLCNKACPSFIKVDKVKTVISDECSTCMNCVDVCPVKDTLELKSIFIEKKKISKKYVVIGVVSIFMIITGIAIITGHWQNNITKEEYLNHYKYMNSYGHPTGVKEFKKLNEEVGANSKLEGNK; encoded by the coding sequence AAGGGGATACAGAAAACCAGATTTATTATACAATCACTTTTTGCATTATTGTGTATCTGGATTGGAGTAGAATTTTATTTATTCAACCAATACTTAGCAACTAACGGAACCGCAGCATTTCATTCCCGTCCACCTGGAGTTGATGGATTTCTCCCGATCAGTTCATTTATGAGTTTTTATCTTTTCTTAACTACTGGAGAAATTCATTCCGCACATCCAGCAGGACTATTTATTTTTCTTGCCATCGTTTTGATGTCTTTAACATTTGGAAAATCATTCTGTAGTTGGTTTTGTCCAATTGGTTTTATATCAGAATTAGTTGGGGATTTTGGAGAAAAATTTTTCAAACGAAGATTGAAACTTCCAAAGTGGTTGGATTATCCGCTAAGAAGTTTAAAGTACTTATTGCTGGGATTTCTTGTTTACTCAGTTGTTTTTTTAATGAGTAATCTTGCACTTAAAGCATTTCTTGATAGTCCGTATAATCAGGTATCAGATGTAAAGATGTATTATTTCTTTGCAAACATTTCACAAACAGCTTTAATAGTGATTGGAGTTTTATTTGTTTTATCTATAGTGATTAGAAATTTCTGGTGCAGGTTTCTTTGTCCTTACGGTGCCTTGCTGGGAATTTTTTCTTTGCTCAGTCCTAATAAGATTCAAAGAAATGCAAAGAGCTGTATCGATTGCGGACTTTGTAATAAAGCTTGCCCATCTTTTATAAAAGTTGATAAAGTAAAAACTGTTATTTCAGATGAATGTTCTACCTGCATGAATTGTGTAGATGTTTGTCCTGTTAAAGATACACTCGAACTTAAGTCAATTTTCATAGAAAAGAAAAAAATCAGTAAAAAGTATGTGGTAATTGGAGTTGTATCTATTTTTATGATTATTACTGGAATTGCGATTATAACTGGACACTGGCAAAATAATATTACAAAAGAAGAGTATTTAAATCATTACAAGTATATGAACAGCTATGGTCATCCAACTGGTGTGAAGGAATTTAAAAAGCTAAATGAAGAAGTTGGCGCTAATAGTAAATTAGAAGGGAATAAATAG